Within the Arthrobacter sp. UKPF54-2 genome, the region ATTCCGGACCTAGGCCCCAGGTTCTCCCCACCTTTGACCGCTGCCCGGGCCTCGACGACGGCGCGCCGCGGGGAACACGCCGTCGCGCTGGCCTAAATGTGGGGAGATTCCGCGGCGGAGGCCGGCAGCAGCTTCAGCCCGGCGGCGCAGCCGACGATTCCGGCGATAAACAGCAGTTTCAGCGGACTGGCGGGCTCGACGCCGGTCGCCATCGCCCAGCCGACCGTCAGGGCAGCCCCGATTCCCACCCAGACGGCGTAGGCCGTGCCGAGCGGGATGCGCTTGACGGCCAGGCCCAGCCCCACCATGCTGAGGATTGCCGTCACGGCGAACACGAGGGTGGGCAGCGGCCGGGTGAAGCCGTCGGAGAGACCCAGAGCCGTGGCCCAGACCGCCTCCAGTACGGCGGAGGCAAGCAGAATGAGCCAGGCCAGGGTTGTTGCCGGGGCCTTGCCGGCCGG harbors:
- a CDS encoding multidrug efflux SMR transporter; the protein is MAANRTPAPAGKAPATTLAWLILLASAVLEAVWATALGLSDGFTRPLPTLVFAVTAILSMVGLGLAVKRIPLGTAYAVWVGIGAALTVGWAMATGVEPASPLKLLFIAGIVGCAAGLKLLPASAAESPHI